The Panthera uncia isolate 11264 unplaced genomic scaffold, Puncia_PCG_1.0 HiC_scaffold_1815, whole genome shotgun sequence region tgtgaggGCAGCCTAAATCACTCCTATAAGATTTCAAACCCTATATTTAGATTATCCATAATCCAGACTAGTTTTTATAATATTgaggtaaaagaaaaatcattagaatatttttatgtttttataaaaaagagaatagTTACAAGCTTAATCTTGAAACATTAGAAGAAATAGCTTCTGCTTAAATGTTaccaaaagacattttttataaTCCATGGCCTGTGATTGTGTATACTCAACAATAAGAGATCAATCTTTAACTTCAGATCATGTTATTACTTGAATGTAAGGTCCAATAGGAATTGGACAGAGTTGCTGAAGGGGAACATGTGTTTTTGGCTTTCATAGATTATTCACCATCATggacattttaagattttatattctaTCCTCAATcttcttttaactcttttattttctatagggGAACATACATTCTCTGTTCGAAAGTGGGGAAAAATGATCAGCGATGAAAAACCACACAGTACCCAAAGAATTCATTCTTCTAGGGCTATCCGATGACCCAGAGCTCCAgactgtgatttttctctttttaattatcaCATATCTATTAAGTGTCACTGGAAATTTGACCATCATCACTCTCACCTTGGTGGATTCCCATCTACAGACCCCTATGTATTTCTTCCTCAGGAACTTCTCTGTATTAGAAATATCCTTTACAACTGTCTGTATTCCTAGATTTCTGGGCACAATTATcaccagaaacaaaacaatttcatACAATAATTGCACTGCTCAGTTGTTTTTCGTCATCTTCATGGGTATAACTGAGTTTTATCTTCTAACTGCCATGTCCTATGATCGCTATGTAGCCATCTGTAAACCCCTACATTATGCAACCATCATGAACAAGAGAGTCTGCATTTTACTTGTCTTTTGTGCTTGGCTGGCAGGATTCTTAAATATCTTCCCACCAgttattctttttctccagttAGATTACTGTGGCTCCAATGTCATCGATCACTTTGTTTGTGACTATTTTCCCCTCTTGCAGTTATCTTGCTCAGACACATGGCTCCTAGAAGTGATTGGCTTTTACTCTGCAATAGTCA contains the following coding sequences:
- the LOC125917421 gene encoding olfactory receptor 6C3-like, which gives rise to MKNHTVPKEFILLGLSDDPELQTVIFLFLIITYLLSVTGNLTIITLTLVDSHLQTPMYFFLRNFSVLEISFTTVCIPRFLGTIITRNKTISYNNCTAQLFFVIFMGITEFYLLTAMSYDRYVAICKPLHYATIMNKRVCILLVFCAWLAGFLNIFPPVILFLQLDYCGSNVIDHFVCDYFPLLQLSCSDTWLLEVIGFYSAIVILLFTLALIILSYMFIIRTILKLPSSSQRKKAFSTCSSHMIVISISYGSCIFMYANPSAKQKASLTKGVAILNTSVAPMMNPFIYTLRNQQVKQAFKDTVQKVMFFPSN